A portion of the Limnothrix sp. FACHB-406 genome contains these proteins:
- a CDS encoding pentapeptide repeat-containing protein has protein sequence MGKIMNYDDSRPDQVWPDSPQSVNSYRNQDLKNFSFRGKNLANTDFSYSDLRGCDFSDADLSNANFTGVITGQTSRQLLRQLGCAVLGAIVLIIIAFACAHLVAALGLDQVGFERLIGFFSLLFWIFSQSIRNAIEIRWPGLTLILNMAAVSLLIMLGLLFSLFSLSFTLTGNALGLLAGFTGWAVMGVVAPLLIAVIAAFWLHRLMQEIPGTLFRSANLTGANFSNAQLQNANFLRATLTGICVFNWQLSSQNCWTDSACEYLFLGENYSDREPERAQFTPTAWSQHCDRLAKPHQST, from the coding sequence ATGGGCAAAATCATGAATTACGATGATTCCAGACCAGATCAAGTCTGGCCAGATTCTCCCCAGTCAGTCAATAGTTATCGAAATCAAGACCTGAAAAATTTTTCCTTTCGAGGCAAAAACCTGGCTAATACAGATTTCAGTTACTCAGACCTCAGAGGATGTGACTTCTCCGATGCAGACCTAAGCAATGCTAATTTTACAGGGGTCATCACGGGCCAAACCAGTCGCCAACTGCTACGGCAACTGGGTTGTGCAGTCCTGGGGGCGATCGTTCTAATTATCATTGCTTTTGCCTGTGCTCATCTGGTGGCTGCACTTGGTCTTGATCAAGTAGGATTTGAGCGACTAATAGGTTTTTTCTCGTTGCTCTTTTGGATATTTTCACAATCAATTCGAAATGCCATTGAAATTCGTTGGCCAGGCCTAACGCTAATCCTCAATATGGCAGCCGTCAGCCTTCTGATTATGCTGGGGTTGCTATTCAGCCTATTTAGCCTTTCATTTACGCTAACTGGCAATGCTCTTGGGCTTTTGGCAGGGTTCACAGGATGGGCAGTTATGGGGGTTGTCGCTCCGTTACTCATTGCAGTCATTGCAGCTTTCTGGCTCCATCGTCTGATGCAGGAAATACCGGGTACTCTTTTTCGATCGGCCAACTTAACTGGAGCCAACTTCAGCAATGCTCAGTTACAAAATGCGAATTTTTTGCGCGCAACTCTAACTGGAATTTGTGTGTTTAACTGGCAGTTAAGTTCCCAAAATTGCTGGACAGACAGTGCCTGTGAGTATCTTTTTTTAGGTGAAAATTATAGCGATCGGGAGCCAGAGCGTGCCCAGTTTACTCCCACAGCTTGGAGTCAGCACTGCGATCGCCTTGCCAAACCACATCAATCAACCTAA
- a CDS encoding XisI protein has product MDTLIKLDQVIESVLQQTADTLSVHENGNSQIIIDADRKNFVLIMLGWEGHRRIHDCLVHIQMIDDKIWIQYDGTEDSITENLEAAGIPKNQIVLAFYPEHVRVHTGYAIA; this is encoded by the coding sequence ATGGATACATTGATTAAGTTGGATCAAGTTATTGAATCAGTTTTGCAGCAAACTGCTGATACTCTTTCTGTCCATGAGAACGGGAATTCTCAAATTATCATTGATGCAGATCGCAAGAATTTTGTGCTCATTATGTTGGGTTGGGAAGGACACCGACGAATCCATGATTGTCTAGTCCACATTCAAATGATCGATGACAAAATTTGGATTCAATATGATGGTACTGAAGACAGCATTACCGAAAATTTAGAAGCAGCCGGAATTCCGAAAAATCAAATTGTTTTAGCGTTTTATCCTGAGCATGTTCGCGTACACACGGGTTATGCGATCGCTTGA
- a CDS encoding tetratricopeptide repeat protein, producing MKGSVQDQAIALAQQANQALAAADWSIALAGYRAALRLDPAIPGIYINLAAALKGLGKMAAARQACAQALRLDPHSAIGVRNWLALLDWADRTQAIQACHHLLDQIPESAALYVAAAHRLNNRDQFPELMDWVRSRPLPDTWRNLPSFDRAAIGYWQGLKHYFDGDLATAETLLQQAIADEVTYQPPHIQLSLILAEQRRLTEALAVLDAACARWPDHGTLRHNRALCLLTLGRWAEGFLENEWQWRSGQMTKQDLPGQKWDGTPIPDRTILIWADQGFGDSLQWARYLQWVADRCQTVILLCPKALVRVMRSAPGAGYVTDGVCETLHFNTHLPLSSLPRLTQTTVDRVPAPIPYLFPTATEAIAPLPLPKPVSKPDQRRVGIVWASGFRSGDRLEAVHRQKSSSLPELAAALNLPGVQLYSLQVDRSDADVAHLAQFGIIDLAPQIKDFADTAAYLAQLDLLITVDTAICHLAGAMGKPVWTLLCFAADWRWLLDRPDTPWYPTMRLFRQTEPGDWSEPLQQVRSALLAEQF from the coding sequence GTGAAAGGCAGCGTCCAAGATCAGGCGATCGCCCTGGCCCAACAAGCGAACCAAGCCCTGGCGGCAGCAGACTGGTCGATCGCCCTGGCAGGCTATCGGGCGGCCCTGCGGTTGGATCCAGCAATTCCCGGTATTTATATCAACCTGGCGGCGGCCCTGAAGGGATTGGGCAAGATGGCCGCCGCTCGCCAGGCCTGCGCCCAAGCGCTGCGTCTGGATCCGCACAGCGCCATCGGGGTGCGCAATTGGTTAGCCTTGTTGGACTGGGCCGATCGAACCCAGGCGATTCAAGCCTGCCACCATCTTTTGGATCAAATTCCTGAGTCCGCAGCCCTCTACGTAGCCGCTGCCCATCGGTTAAACAATCGGGATCAGTTTCCCGAGTTGATGGATTGGGTGCGATCTCGCCCCCTGCCTGATACTTGGCGCAATTTACCCTCCTTCGATCGCGCGGCGATCGGCTATTGGCAAGGACTCAAACATTACTTTGATGGAGATTTGGCCACGGCAGAAACTTTGTTGCAACAGGCGATCGCCGATGAGGTGACCTACCAACCGCCCCACATTCAACTCAGCCTGATCCTGGCGGAACAACGCCGCTTAACGGAGGCACTAGCCGTTTTGGATGCCGCCTGTGCTCGCTGGCCGGATCATGGCACGTTGCGCCACAACCGGGCCCTCTGTTTGCTCACCCTGGGGCGCTGGGCGGAGGGGTTTTTGGAAAATGAGTGGCAGTGGCGATCGGGACAAATGACCAAGCAGGACTTGCCCGGTCAGAAATGGGACGGAACCCCAATTCCCGATCGCACGATTCTGATTTGGGCTGACCAAGGTTTTGGGGACTCACTGCAATGGGCCCGCTACCTTCAGTGGGTTGCCGATCGCTGCCAAACGGTGATTCTGCTGTGCCCGAAAGCGCTGGTGCGGGTGATGCGATCGGCTCCAGGGGCGGGATATGTCACCGATGGGGTTTGCGAAACCCTCCATTTCAACACCCATTTACCCCTGTCCAGTCTGCCCCGCTTGACCCAAACCACGGTCGATCGCGTCCCGGCTCCGATTCCTTACCTGTTTCCCACTGCCACCGAGGCGATCGCGCCGCTCCCACTGCCGAAACCGGTGTCGAAACCGGATCAACGCCGGGTCGGGATTGTTTGGGCCAGTGGATTTCGATCAGGCGATCGCCTAGAAGCCGTCCACCGCCAAAAATCCAGCAGTCTCCCGGAGTTAGCGGCGGCCCTCAATTTGCCCGGTGTGCAGCTCTACAGCTTGCAGGTCGATCGCTCCGATGCGGATGTGGCCCACCTGGCTCAATTTGGAATCATTGACTTGGCTCCGCAGATCAAGGACTTTGCCGACACGGCCGCCTATTTGGCCCAGCTCGACCTGCTGATCACGGTGGACACGGCCATCTGTCATTTGGCCGGAGCGATGGGCAAACCGGTTTGGACGTTGCTCTGTTTTGCGGCCGATTGGCGCTGGCTGCTCGATCGCCCCGATACACCTTGGTATCCCACCATGCGGCTCTTTCGGCAGACCGAGCCTGGTGACTGGTCGGAACCCTTACAGCAGGTGCGATCGGCCCTGCTGGCCGAACAGTTCTAA
- a CDS encoding tetratricopeptide repeat protein: protein MQSSHSHLLAHSPEAIAQLQAGLAAQGAEQWSTARHHYQQGIQQDPHWAGLYVNLCATYRATQATQPAERALDLALHLDPQLGIAHYYAGLLALDRGDRETALRSLQTALAQDPELPETYPTLGEVWTEQAGLEPWLAWLRQHPLPKTIQQLAPKQQAAIAFWQGLAWNDTDPRQAEQCFRQALACDPELGNAAAQLGQLLAHDNRFEEALAITEQALMHLPEDPHLRLNHALCLLSLGRWDEGWRAYEWRRYSDQNPWVQAAGPEWDGQPLKGTLLVLTEQGLGDTLQFSRYLAWARQRCDRVVLWCPRSLVRLMETVAGVDQVFAGDDCRIPYRAHVSLLSLPRLARTTVEQIPAPIPYLRPIAPLANQCPLPRQTSQALAVGIVWQSGPHMKDAARKCMALDPLAIALQCPGVQLYSFQVDRSEAEAERLAAQGIVDLAPQIKDFADTAADLAQIDLLVTVDTAICHLAGAMGKPVWTLLPYAADWRWLRDRPDTPWYPTMRLFRQSRPGSWAEPLDRVRSALEGWVRSGAEPFRSNPASRQSR, encoded by the coding sequence ATGCAATCCTCGCACAGCCATCTTTTGGCCCATTCTCCCGAGGCGATCGCCCAGCTTCAGGCCGGCTTGGCGGCCCAAGGGGCTGAGCAATGGTCAACTGCCCGTCATCACTACCAGCAAGGCATTCAGCAGGATCCCCATTGGGCGGGTCTGTACGTGAACCTTTGCGCCACCTACCGAGCCACCCAAGCCACTCAACCAGCGGAGCGGGCCCTGGACTTGGCTTTGCACCTGGATCCACAACTGGGAATCGCCCATTACTACGCCGGACTGCTGGCGCTCGATCGGGGCGATCGGGAAACGGCCCTGCGATCGTTGCAAACGGCCCTCGCCCAGGATCCGGAACTCCCTGAAACCTATCCCACCCTTGGAGAAGTTTGGACAGAGCAAGCAGGCCTAGAACCTTGGCTCGCCTGGTTACGCCAACACCCACTCCCGAAAACCATTCAGCAACTGGCTCCCAAACAACAGGCCGCGATCGCCTTTTGGCAAGGACTGGCCTGGAATGACACTGATCCTAGGCAGGCAGAACAATGCTTTCGGCAAGCCCTCGCCTGTGATCCCGAATTGGGCAATGCTGCCGCTCAACTGGGGCAACTCCTCGCTCACGACAACCGTTTTGAAGAAGCCTTGGCCATCACAGAACAGGCCCTGATGCATCTGCCGGAAGATCCGCACCTGCGACTCAACCATGCCCTTTGCTTACTCTCCCTAGGGCGATGGGATGAGGGTTGGCGGGCCTACGAATGGCGGCGGTATTCGGATCAAAATCCTTGGGTGCAAGCGGCGGGCCCCGAGTGGGATGGGCAGCCCTTAAAGGGCACGTTGCTGGTGCTGACGGAACAGGGCTTGGGGGATACGCTGCAATTTAGCCGCTATCTGGCTTGGGCCCGGCAACGGTGCGATCGGGTGGTGCTTTGGTGTCCCCGATCGCTGGTGCGGCTCATGGAAACGGTGGCCGGGGTTGATCAGGTCTTCGCGGGTGATGATTGCCGCATTCCTTACCGTGCCCATGTGTCGCTGTTGAGCTTGCCTCGGTTGGCGAGAACCACCGTTGAGCAAATTCCCGCCCCGATTCCTTACCTGCGGCCGATCGCCCCGTTGGCGAATCAGTGCCCGCTCCCGCGCCAAACCTCCCAAGCCTTGGCGGTGGGGATTGTGTGGCAAAGCGGCCCGCACATGAAAGACGCGGCCCGCAAGTGTATGGCACTGGATCCTTTGGCGATTGCCCTGCAATGTCCCGGTGTCCAGCTCTACAGCTTCCAGGTCGATCGCTCCGAGGCCGAAGCCGAGCGTCTGGCGGCCCAGGGAATTGTTGACCTCGCGCCCCAAATCAAGGATTTTGCCGACACGGCGGCCGATCTGGCGCAAATCGATTTGCTCGTCACGGTTGATACGGCCATTTGCCACCTGGCCGGAGCCATGGGTAAACCGGTTTGGACGCTGCTGCCCTATGCGGCCGATTGGCGCTGGTTACGCGATCGCCCCGATACGCCCTGGTATCCCACCATGCGCCTGTTTCGGCAGTCGCGGCCCGGCAGTTGGGCGGAACCCCTCGATCGGGTGCGATCGGCGCTGGAGGGTTGGGTGCGATCAGGCGCTGAACCGTTTCGATCGAACCCAGCATCTCGCCAATCGCGATAG
- a CDS encoding GUN4 domain-containing protein — protein sequence MKAGDILSEHQSNYQASSAIVLFGLPELLQCFVSRSEADQLSAVTIAMQRGLEGIALVVRALKSPNPLVQQAAIEQLLGCTEAIALEGLWQHFQLPDLSDRDRYYELQSLLAKQQWQAADDLTIALMKAIADRSNLWLRKSDLQNFPQSSLVAIDRLWRIYSRDRFGFSIQAQLWNACTAETCKPFNYSRQDLCHCFGDAVGWQVETYDGWHVPDYDFKRRTKIPYDLSAPIGHLPSTFALGGGESQSEYDRPDTESTMGFYGFGRYYYTWSQDSFFGHDFLKDCLKSILQPWSNPNSLGGQEA from the coding sequence ATGAAAGCGGGTGATATTTTGAGTGAGCATCAATCGAATTACCAGGCTTCTAGTGCGATCGTCCTATTTGGCTTGCCAGAGCTATTGCAATGCTTTGTCAGTAGATCAGAAGCCGATCAACTCTCCGCCGTGACCATTGCCATGCAGCGGGGTCTAGAAGGAATTGCTTTAGTGGTTCGTGCTTTGAAATCGCCAAATCCATTAGTGCAACAAGCGGCGATCGAGCAACTCTTGGGTTGCACTGAAGCGATCGCATTGGAAGGCTTATGGCAGCATTTCCAATTACCTGACTTGAGCGATCGCGATCGCTATTACGAGTTGCAAAGCTTACTGGCCAAGCAACAATGGCAGGCGGCAGATGATTTAACGATTGCCCTAATGAAGGCGATCGCCGATCGATCTAATCTCTGGTTGCGAAAAAGTGATCTTCAGAATTTTCCGCAGAGTAGTTTGGTCGCGATTGATCGCCTCTGGCGGATCTACAGTCGCGATCGCTTTGGGTTTTCAATCCAAGCCCAATTATGGAATGCTTGCACAGCAGAAACCTGTAAGCCTTTCAATTATTCCCGCCAGGATTTATGTCACTGCTTTGGGGATGCTGTGGGCTGGCAAGTCGAAACCTATGATGGGTGGCATGTGCCGGACTACGACTTTAAGCGGCGAACTAAGATTCCCTACGATCTCAGCGCCCCGATCGGTCACTTACCCAGTACCTTTGCCCTCGGTGGGGGTGAGTCTCAATCCGAGTACGATCGCCCCGACACCGAATCAACAATGGGGTTTTATGGGTTTGGTCGCTACTACTACACCTGGAGCCAAGATTCGTTCTTTGGTCACGATTTCCTAAAGGACTGTTTGAAAAGTATCTTGCAGCCCTGGTCAAACCCCAATAGTCTTGGGGGGCAAGAGGCTTAA
- a CDS encoding XisH family protein, with amino-acid sequence MAKDIYHNTVRVALEKDGWVITDDPLVLQIGKRSTYIDLGAEKLLTADKAGKQIAVEIKSFLSRSPVKDLEAALGQYVLYQGIMKFKSIQRSLYLAVRDDIYWSLFSEPIGQIFLENRQLSLIVFDPVTEEIVKWIH; translated from the coding sequence ATGGCTAAGGATATTTATCATAACACCGTGCGAGTCGCTCTCGAAAAAGATGGTTGGGTGATTACAGATGATCCACTGGTTTTGCAAATTGGTAAACGATCAACTTACATTGACCTAGGTGCTGAAAAGCTGTTAACTGCTGACAAGGCAGGAAAACAAATCGCAGTTGAAATCAAGAGCTTTTTAAGTCGATCACCAGTGAAAGATCTAGAAGCCGCCTTAGGTCAATATGTTTTATATCAAGGAATTATGAAATTTAAGTCTATTCAACGATCACTATATTTGGCAGTTCGCGACGATATTTACTGGAGTTTATTTTCTGAGCCTATTGGTCAAATCTTTCTTGAAAATCGTCAGCTTAGCCTAATTGTCTTCGACCCAGTAACGGAGGAAATCGTCAAATGGATACATTGA
- the psbQ gene encoding photosystem II protein PsbQ, which translates to MIRLRSALLALVMAAAIALTGLGFAPVAQAETYSSAQKSQIEIFVPGVQDLRDRLPELESYIEGKRWREIQTFIHGPLGELRERLSRVSRRLKGSDRATAEAAAKDLFKHLVAMDEFAGQFDYKRAGNEYLAAVKAFDQFLSVVPQ; encoded by the coding sequence ATGATTCGACTCCGTTCGGCCCTGTTGGCCCTGGTGATGGCGGCGGCGATCGCCCTCACCGGCTTGGGCTTTGCCCCCGTTGCCCAAGCAGAAACCTACTCCAGCGCCCAAAAATCGCAAATTGAAATTTTTGTACCCGGTGTGCAAGACCTGCGCGATCGGCTGCCGGAACTGGAAAGCTACATCGAAGGTAAGCGCTGGCGTGAAATCCAAACCTTTATCCATGGCCCTCTGGGCGAGTTGCGCGAACGGTTGAGCCGGGTCAGCCGCCGCCTGAAGGGCAGCGATCGCGCCACCGCCGAAGCTGCCGCCAAGGATCTGTTTAAACACCTAGTGGCAATGGATGAATTTGCGGGTCAGTTTGACTACAAACGCGCTGGCAATGAATATTTGGCGGCTGTCAAAGCCTTCGATCAATTCCTGAGCGTTGTGCCGCAATAG
- a CDS encoding Mur ligase family protein produces the protein MAGAIDNLRLAAAVMAARAIALAVRLLRRGAGSVLPGSIARKIQPNALALLAAQVKQGAILVAGTNGKTTTALLLRSILENQGYRVTHNATGANLENGLTAALLADANWLGRLDRDFAILEVDENVLPKVLPQIRPRILLAMNLFRDQLDRYGEVDTIARRWERAIAPLSHTIAVLSADDPTLCHFGQQLEAQWEDLARVRYFGLSEPERFLPEIPHAVDSIYCPNCGHSLTYEGVYLSHLGDYHCPSCGFARSRPLLNSRDWPQLLVGIYNQYNAMAAATTAQALGIGEAPIQAAIRNFQAAFGRAESLTVQGKLVQILLSKNPVGTNETLRTVVELTRDRPFPPTVLLVLNDRTPDGTDVSWIWDADTEGLVATGATLVVSGDRAYDMALRLAYSDPDQPAGPATLSVETNLKAAIQNALDRLPDGETLYVLPTYSAMLEVREILTGRGIL, from the coding sequence ATGGCGGGCGCAATCGACAATTTGCGACTAGCAGCGGCAGTAATGGCCGCCCGGGCGATCGCCCTAGCCGTGCGGTTGCTGCGGCGCGGGGCCGGGAGTGTGTTGCCCGGCAGCATTGCTCGCAAGATTCAGCCCAATGCCTTGGCTCTGTTGGCAGCTCAAGTGAAACAGGGCGCGATTTTGGTGGCCGGAACCAACGGCAAAACCACCACGGCCCTGCTGCTGCGAAGCATTTTAGAAAACCAGGGCTATCGGGTGACCCACAACGCCACAGGGGCCAACCTGGAAAATGGTCTGACGGCGGCTTTGCTGGCGGATGCGAATTGGCTGGGGCGGCTCGATCGGGACTTTGCGATCTTGGAAGTGGATGAAAATGTCCTGCCCAAGGTGCTACCGCAAATTCGGCCGCGGATCTTGTTGGCGATGAATTTGTTTCGTGACCAGCTCGATCGCTACGGCGAGGTGGACACGATTGCTCGCCGCTGGGAACGGGCGATCGCCCCGCTCTCCCACACGATCGCCGTGTTGAGCGCCGATGACCCCACCCTTTGCCACTTTGGACAACAACTGGAAGCCCAATGGGAAGATCTAGCCCGAGTTCGCTACTTTGGCCTCAGCGAACCGGAACGCTTTTTACCGGAAATTCCCCACGCCGTTGATTCAATCTATTGCCCCAACTGTGGTCACTCTTTGACCTATGAGGGCGTTTATCTATCCCATTTGGGCGATTATCACTGCCCCAGTTGCGGTTTTGCGCGATCGCGCCCGTTGCTGAATAGCCGCGACTGGCCGCAATTATTGGTGGGCATCTATAACCAATACAACGCCATGGCCGCCGCCACCACCGCCCAAGCCCTGGGCATTGGCGAAGCACCCATTCAAGCGGCCATTCGCAATTTCCAAGCGGCTTTTGGCCGGGCGGAATCCCTGACGGTGCAGGGAAAATTGGTGCAAATTTTGCTCTCCAAAAACCCGGTGGGAACCAACGAAACCCTACGAACGGTGGTGGAACTGACACGCGATCGCCCCTTTCCGCCCACGGTGTTGCTGGTGCTGAACGATCGCACACCGGACGGAACCGATGTGTCTTGGATTTGGGATGCGGACACTGAAGGGCTGGTGGCGACGGGGGCCACGCTGGTGGTCAGTGGCGATCGAGCCTATGACATGGCCCTGCGGTTGGCCTACAGCGATCCCGATCAACCTGCTGGACCCGCCACCCTGTCGGTGGAAACCAACCTCAAGGCGGCGATCCAAAACGCCCTCGATCGACTGCCCGACGGCGAAACCCTCTACGTTCTGCCCACCTATTCCGCCATGCTGGAAGTTCGAGAAATTCTCACGGGTCGCGGCATTCTTTAA
- a CDS encoding alpha/beta fold hydrolase, producing MAKRIPEQTLKAGDYTWVYREVVPESPNDRPPVLLLHGLVAFGYSWRKVLPALAEQGFRAIAPDFPGFGASDRPERLDFAYTPDALIGLLEQFLDAMNLDRVSIVAQGFFGSLGIQYALRNPDRVERLAIINGPIFPEAKLPWKISQMAIPLVGDMMTQDPLLVDRLLEGGGPYQVDDADLDVYRRPFLTSSGAGRALLAVLQNLRLKQTMQEITEGLTRWEKPTLVAWGTSDPWLPVEAAKAAAKTIADCEFVEMSETGHYAQEDWPEKVSEALIPFLRRMAT from the coding sequence ATGGCAAAACGCATTCCAGAACAAACGTTGAAAGCCGGTGACTACACCTGGGTCTATCGCGAGGTTGTGCCCGAGTCGCCCAACGATCGCCCGCCTGTGTTGTTGCTCCATGGGTTGGTGGCCTTTGGCTATAGCTGGCGGAAGGTGTTGCCCGCCCTGGCGGAACAGGGCTTCCGGGCGATCGCCCCGGACTTTCCCGGCTTTGGTGCGTCCGATCGCCCCGAGCGGCTGGATTTTGCCTACACGCCCGATGCGCTGATTGGGTTGCTGGAGCAGTTTTTGGATGCGATGAATCTCGATCGCGTCTCGATCGTGGCCCAGGGATTTTTCGGCTCCCTGGGGATTCAGTACGCCCTGCGCAATCCCGATCGCGTCGAGCGGCTGGCGATTATCAACGGGCCGATTTTCCCCGAAGCCAAGCTGCCCTGGAAAATTTCCCAAATGGCGATTCCGCTGGTGGGCGATATGATGACCCAAGATCCGCTGCTGGTCGATCGGCTGTTGGAAGGTGGCGGCCCCTACCAAGTGGATGATGCGGATTTGGATGTCTATCGCCGGCCGTTCCTGACCAGTTCCGGAGCGGGGCGGGCGCTGCTGGCCGTATTGCAAAACCTGCGGCTGAAACAGACCATGCAGGAAATTACTGAAGGCCTGACCCGCTGGGAAAAACCAACCCTGGTGGCCTGGGGCACGAGCGATCCTTGGTTGCCGGTGGAAGCCGCCAAGGCCGCCGCCAAAACCATTGCGGACTGCGAGTTTGTGGAGATGAGCGAAACGGGTCACTACGCCCAAGAGGACTGGCCAGAAAAGGTATCAGAGGCGTTGATTCCCTTTCTCCGGCGAATGGCGACTTGA
- a CDS encoding FAD-binding oxidoreductase, with protein sequence MRIAIAGGGVVGAMIAYELSGQPDWQITLIDPQAIASPLPPDRPTSTGAALGVLMGIISKKTKGRAWNLRRDSIQRYPKLIQELETLLNRPIPHNPNGILKLVFTEADRPGWSALAELRKSQGFELELLSPSAVLDRFPAVNLAAMDGVAFGIFSPQDWQVQPLALTVALREAAVKRGATIAPAQITGVQTAGDRVISLTTTAGELACDRLVVAAGLGSAELARAIAPNAAKPLKLQPVLGQAQRLRLPRPLSDRPEPVLTGNDIHIVPLGGGDYWVGATVEFPAGAEPPIADGAEWGAVWQGAIDLVPALAQAEMVETWSGLRPRPVERSAPVIEPLNANSWLATGHYRNGVLLAPATAQLIREAIAQTSP encoded by the coding sequence ATGAGGATTGCGATCGCGGGTGGGGGTGTGGTGGGGGCGATGATTGCTTACGAACTGAGCGGGCAGCCGGACTGGCAAATCACGCTGATTGATCCCCAGGCGATCGCGTCGCCGTTGCCTCCCGATCGCCCCACATCCACGGGAGCCGCCCTCGGCGTTTTGATGGGGATTATTAGTAAAAAAACCAAAGGGCGAGCCTGGAATTTACGTCGCGACAGTATTCAACGCTATCCGAAACTGATTCAAGAGCTGGAAACCCTGCTCAATCGCCCCATTCCCCATAATCCAAATGGCATTTTGAAGCTGGTGTTTACGGAAGCCGATCGCCCCGGTTGGTCAGCCTTGGCGGAGCTACGAAAATCTCAGGGATTTGAGCTGGAGTTGCTGTCACCTTCAGCGGTGCTCGATCGCTTCCCGGCGGTGAATTTAGCCGCCATGGATGGGGTCGCCTTTGGGATCTTTTCGCCCCAGGATTGGCAGGTGCAACCGCTGGCCTTGACGGTGGCTTTGCGGGAGGCAGCGGTGAAACGGGGGGCAACGATCGCCCCGGCCCAGATCACGGGTGTGCAGACGGCGGGCGATCGGGTCATTAGCCTGACCACCACGGCGGGAGAGCTGGCCTGCGATCGGCTGGTGGTGGCGGCCGGGTTGGGGTCGGCGGAACTGGCCCGGGCGATCGCCCCCAATGCGGCCAAGCCCCTGAAGTTGCAGCCGGTGTTGGGTCAGGCCCAGCGGTTGCGATTGCCGCGCCCCCTGAGCGATCGCCCGGAGCCGGTGCTGACAGGCAATGACATCCACATCGTGCCCCTCGGTGGCGGGGACTATTGGGTGGGGGCGACAGTGGAGTTTCCCGCCGGGGCTGAGCCGCCGATCGCCGATGGGGCCGAGTGGGGGGCGGTGTGGCAAGGGGCGATCGACCTAGTTCCCGCCCTCGCCCAGGCGGAAATGGTCGAAACCTGGTCGGGGTTGCGGCCGCGCCCGGTGGAGCGATCGGCTCCGGTGATTGAGCCGCTGAACGCCAACAGTTGGCTGGCGACCGGCCACTATCGCAACGGCGTGTTGCTGGCTCCGGCGACGGCCCAATTGATCCGCGAGGCGATCGCCCAAACCAGCCCCTAA
- a CDS encoding type 1 glutamine amidotransferase, whose product MSLSALPTLSEPLVIGWLYPKLMSTYGDRGNVTCLQRRCEWRGIPVRIQALDRDTDPSQFTQVDLIVGGGAQDRQQEIVMRDLQGAKAAALKGAIEAGVPGVFTCGAPQLLGHYYEPGLGQRIQGLGVLDLVTVHPGPDAPRCIGNLVLEVTAERLARELRLMLGDVPYLIGFENHGGRTKLGSVEPLARVVRGLGNNGEDQTEGAFHCNAIATYSHGPLLPKNPFLADWMIQTAIARRTGESCALNRLDDSLADRARSVMLQRLSVG is encoded by the coding sequence GTGAGTCTTTCCGCCTTGCCCACCCTCTCTGAACCCCTGGTGATTGGCTGGCTCTATCCCAAGCTAATGAGCACCTATGGCGATCGGGGGAATGTGACCTGTTTGCAGCGGCGCTGTGAATGGCGCGGCATCCCGGTGCGAATTCAAGCGCTCGATCGAGACACAGACCCCAGCCAGTTCACCCAGGTGGACTTGATCGTGGGCGGCGGCGCACAGGATCGCCAACAGGAAATCGTGATGCGAGATCTGCAAGGGGCCAAGGCCGCAGCCCTGAAAGGGGCGATCGAGGCCGGCGTGCCCGGCGTGTTCACCTGTGGCGCACCGCAGTTGCTCGGCCATTATTACGAACCCGGTTTAGGTCAGCGCATCCAAGGGCTGGGCGTGTTGGATTTGGTGACTGTGCATCCGGGCCCCGACGCGCCCCGCTGCATCGGCAATCTGGTGCTGGAGGTGACCGCCGAACGGCTGGCGCGGGAGTTGCGGCTGATGTTGGGGGATGTGCCTTACCTGATCGGTTTTGAAAACCACGGGGGCCGCACCAAGCTGGGATCAGTGGAGCCGCTGGCCCGGGTGGTGCGCGGCTTGGGCAATAACGGCGAAGACCAAACCGAAGGCGCATTTCACTGCAACGCGATCGCCACCTATTCCCATGGGCCCCTGTTGCCGAAAAATCCCTTTTTGGCTGATTGGATGATCCAAACGGCGATCGCCCGACGCACGGGGGAATCCTGCGCATTGAACCGCCTGGACGATTCTCTGGCCGATCGGGCGCGATCGGTCATGCTCCAGCGCCTCAGTGTGGGGTAG